From Gemmatimonadaceae bacterium, the proteins below share one genomic window:
- a CDS encoding efflux RND transporter permease subunit, protein MFISDFAIKRPLITIVSMVTLVVFGLFSWWQLETDEFPDVQQPIINVAIPYPGASPDVVEREVLDRVEEAVSGISGVDRIMGAAQDGFANITVFFVFEKDLQQASQDIRDKISSIRSDLPLEMKEPVLTRFDPADQPIVQLSLNSVTLDAPSLTRIADPGITRVLRGIPGVAEAVVLGGVERELTVEIHPHAMEAAGITVAQVVGALQAQNLATPVGRIAGELDERSIRLKGKLEGPEDFLQLVVAEKGGRAIRLGEVATARDGTAEPRTAALFNGREAVGILIKKAKGYSTTAVAAKVLEEIEALRPTLPSGTTIDLVQNSGDRVEASVANVQSTLVEGAVLTVLVVFLFLNSWRSTVITGLALPISVLASFIAVWAFGFTLNTMSLLGLSLAIGILIDDAIVVRENIVRHVEMGKDHFRAAHEGTDEIGLAVAATTFSIVCVFVPIGFMAGLSGQWFKPFALTIACAVLVSLFVSFSLDPMLSAYWPDPEIEEGQHRFWISRKLDAFNKWFDRQARNYTKVIGWALDHRLAMIGLALGSLVGALWLQGNYGGFGFVPVSDNSEVVIQVETPPGSNLEYTRMKTEEAAALARRHPEVRYTFTTIGAGGGMDPSEALGAVDLGSVYVRMTPKADREISQDRFGATLREEVKQIGGATVAVFTSGWGGAIKQVQLELRGFDGRQLQTVADTVLQIVRAVPGAVDVGLSTKGQKPELEITVDRALAGSMGVTIGQIAQSLRPAFAGVDAGDWVDPAGENRKVRVRLAPEARSRVADIERLPISVGGQGGGPVRMMPLGQLASVSQGLGPAKISHLDRDNVIVVQGNVSGASLGEVTTAITREMQKLSMPDGVTWSFGGEAKDQAQVFGDMLAAMGIALLLMYLILVMQFGSFLEPIAILISLPLSLIGVVLALLVTGDTLNIMSMIGVILLMGIVAKNAILLIDFAKWGQEQGMERREAIIEAGRVRLRPILMTTFALCAGMIPVSLGLGEGADFRAPLGRAVIGGVLTSTLLTLLVIPTIYEIFDEWRDKVAGWFNFPVRPKTEEYMIPEQGS, encoded by the coding sequence ATGTTCATCTCAGATTTCGCAATCAAACGGCCGCTGATCACCATCGTCTCGATGGTGACGCTGGTGGTGTTCGGGCTCTTCTCCTGGTGGCAGCTGGAGACGGACGAGTTCCCGGACGTGCAGCAGCCCATCATCAACGTGGCCATCCCGTATCCGGGTGCGTCGCCCGACGTCGTCGAGCGCGAGGTGCTCGATCGCGTCGAGGAGGCCGTATCCGGCATCTCCGGCGTGGACCGCATCATGGGCGCCGCGCAGGACGGCTTCGCCAACATCACGGTCTTCTTCGTCTTCGAGAAGGACCTGCAGCAGGCCTCGCAGGACATCCGCGACAAGATCAGCTCCATTCGCTCTGACTTGCCGCTGGAAATGAAGGAGCCGGTGCTGACGCGCTTCGACCCGGCGGACCAGCCCATCGTGCAGCTCTCGCTGAACTCGGTGACGCTCGATGCGCCGTCACTGACGCGCATTGCCGACCCCGGCATCACGCGTGTGCTGCGCGGAATCCCCGGCGTGGCCGAGGCAGTGGTACTCGGCGGCGTGGAGCGCGAACTCACGGTGGAGATCCACCCGCACGCGATGGAAGCGGCCGGCATCACCGTCGCGCAGGTCGTGGGTGCGTTGCAGGCGCAGAACCTCGCGACGCCGGTCGGCCGCATTGCCGGCGAACTCGATGAGCGTTCGATCCGCCTCAAGGGCAAGCTGGAAGGGCCCGAGGACTTCCTGCAGCTGGTGGTGGCCGAGAAGGGTGGCCGCGCGATTCGACTTGGCGAAGTGGCCACGGCCCGCGATGGCACGGCCGAGCCGCGCACGGCCGCGCTGTTCAACGGCCGCGAGGCGGTTGGCATCCTGATCAAGAAGGCCAAGGGCTACTCGACGACGGCCGTCGCGGCCAAGGTGCTCGAGGAGATCGAGGCGCTGCGGCCGACGCTGCCGAGCGGCACGACCATCGACTTGGTGCAGAACTCCGGTGACCGCGTGGAGGCATCGGTGGCCAACGTGCAGAGCACGCTGGTCGAGGGTGCGGTGCTCACGGTGTTGGTGGTGTTCCTGTTCCTGAACTCCTGGCGTTCGACGGTCATCACCGGCCTGGCGCTGCCGATTTCCGTGCTCGCCAGCTTCATCGCCGTGTGGGCCTTCGGCTTCACGCTGAACACGATGTCGCTGCTCGGTCTCTCGCTGGCCATCGGCATCCTGATCGACGACGCGATCGTGGTACGAGAAAACATCGTGCGACACGTGGAGATGGGGAAGGACCATTTCCGGGCCGCACACGAGGGCACCGACGAGATCGGACTCGCCGTGGCGGCGACGACCTTCTCGATCGTCTGCGTGTTCGTGCCGATCGGCTTCATGGCGGGGCTTTCGGGCCAGTGGTTCAAGCCCTTCGCCCTGACGATCGCCTGCGCGGTGCTGGTGTCGCTGTTCGTCTCGTTCTCGCTCGACCCGATGCTCTCGGCCTACTGGCCGGACCCGGAGATCGAGGAGGGGCAGCATCGCTTCTGGATCTCGCGCAAGCTGGATGCCTTCAACAAGTGGTTTGACCGCCAGGCGCGGAACTACACGAAGGTGATCGGCTGGGCACTCGATCATCGGCTGGCGATGATCGGTCTCGCGCTCGGCTCGTTGGTCGGCGCGCTGTGGCTGCAGGGCAACTACGGTGGCTTTGGCTTCGTGCCGGTGAGCGACAACTCCGAGGTGGTGATCCAGGTGGAGACGCCGCCGGGGTCGAACCTCGAGTACACGCGCATGAAGACCGAGGAGGCGGCCGCGCTGGCGCGGCGGCATCCCGAGGTGCGCTACACGTTCACGACCATCGGTGCCGGAGGCGGCATGGATCCGTCCGAGGCGCTGGGCGCCGTGGACCTTGGATCCGTGTACGTGCGCATGACGCCGAAGGCTGATCGTGAGATCTCACAGGATCGCTTCGGCGCCACGCTGCGTGAGGAGGTCAAGCAGATCGGCGGCGCCACGGTGGCGGTGTTCACCAGCGGCTGGGGCGGCGCCATCAAGCAGGTGCAGCTGGAACTGCGCGGCTTCGATGGTCGTCAGCTGCAGACGGTGGCGGACACCGTGCTGCAGATCGTGCGCGCCGTTCCGGGTGCGGTGGACGTGGGACTGTCCACGAAGGGTCAGAAGCCCGAACTGGAGATCACGGTCGATCGAGCGCTCGCCGGCTCGATGGGCGTGACGATCGGGCAGATCGCCCAGTCATTGCGGCCCGCTTTTGCGGGTGTGGACGCGGGTGACTGGGTGGACCCCGCCGGCGAGAACCGCAAGGTTCGCGTGCGTCTCGCGCCCGAGGCGCGCAGTCGTGTGGCGGACATCGAGCGCCTGCCGATCTCGGTTGGTGGCCAGGGCGGTGGTCCGGTGCGGATGATGCCGCTGGGTCAGTTGGCCAGCGTCTCGCAGGGCCTCGGTCCCGCGAAGATCTCGCATCTCGACCGCGACAACGTGATCGTCGTGCAGGGCAACGTGTCCGGCGCCTCGTTGGGCGAGGTGACCACGGCCATCACGCGCGAGATGCAGAAGCTGTCGATGCCCGACGGCGTGACCTGGTCGTTCGGCGGCGAGGCCAAGGACCAGGCGCAGGTCTTCGGCGACATGCTCGCGGCGATGGGCATCGCCCTGCTGCTGATGTACCTGATCCTCGTGATGCAGTTCGGCTCGTTCCTCGAGCCGATCGCAATTCTCATCTCGCTGCCGCTGTCGCTGATCGGCGTGGTGTTGGCGCTGCTCGTCACGGGCGACACGCTCAACATCATGTCGATGATCGGTGTGATCCTCCTGATGGGCATCGTGGCGAAGAATGCCATCTTGTTGATCGACTTCGCGAAGTGGGGGCAGGAGCAGGGAATGGAGCGACGCGAGGCCATCATCGAGGCGGGCCGCGTGCGTCTGCGGCCGATCTTGATGACGACCTTCGCGCTCTGTGCCGGCATGATTCCGGTCTCGTTGGGCCTCGGAGAGGGCGCGGACTTCCGCGCGCCGCTGGGCCGCGCGGTGATTGGCGGCGTGCTGACGTCCACGCTGCTCACGCTGCTCGTGATCCCGACGATCTACGAGATCTTCGACGAGTGGCGCGACAAGGTGGCGGGCTGGTTCAACTTCCCGGTGCGGCCGAAGACCGAGGAGTACATGATCCCGGAGCAAGGTTCGTAA
- a CDS encoding carboxypeptidase regulatory-like domain-containing protein, whose amino-acid sequence MLMRRLSMTIAALLAAMLLAVPVPRSLEAQSGVLRGVVTDTLGNPIRGVEVFAIQTERSTRTDAQGRYTLTRLPWGQSVVMARSPGYRAEERVIQIGDDNQASMDFQMRRAIQLIDTLRITSHDGCAAFRYDGFECRRRAGIGQFRGPDELRALRPDYWSDMFEGLTGLRKVPFTNQELGRLDWTVAPTTGWRCLVEAYNGRERTAREILIRPDQIHSIEVYDVYERVPEPYKRYAWPSDSRTPCTLIMYWTKVWIEENEKP is encoded by the coding sequence ATGCTGATGCGACGGCTGTCGATGACCATCGCCGCTCTGCTTGCGGCGATGTTGCTGGCGGTGCCCGTGCCCAGGTCGCTCGAGGCGCAGAGCGGCGTTCTGCGCGGCGTGGTGACGGACACGCTGGGGAATCCAATCCGCGGCGTGGAGGTGTTCGCGATCCAGACCGAGCGCAGCACGCGCACGGACGCACAGGGCCGCTACACGCTCACGCGCCTGCCTTGGGGCCAGTCGGTCGTGATGGCGCGTTCGCCCGGTTACCGCGCCGAGGAGCGGGTCATCCAGATCGGCGATGACAACCAGGCGTCGATGGATTTTCAGATGCGGCGTGCCATCCAGTTGATCGACACGTTGCGCATTACCTCGCACGATGGCTGTGCCGCATTCCGTTACGACGGCTTCGAGTGCCGGCGCCGCGCCGGGATCGGCCAGTTTCGCGGGCCTGACGAACTGCGTGCGCTGCGACCTGACTACTGGTCGGACATGTTCGAGGGCCTCACCGGTCTGCGGAAGGTACCGTTCACCAACCAGGAGCTGGGTCGGCTCGACTGGACCGTGGCGCCAACGACGGGCTGGCGCTGCCTGGTGGAGGCCTACAACGGACGCGAGCGCACCGCGCGAGAGATCCTCATCCGTCCGGACCAGATCCACTCGATCGAGGTCTACGACGTCTACGAGCGCGTGCCCGAACCATACAAGCGCTACGCCTGGCCGTCGGATTCCCGGACGCCGTGCACGCTGATCATGTATTGGACGAAGGTCTGGATCGAGGAGAACGAGAAACCGTAA
- the msrA gene encoding peptide-methionine (S)-S-oxide reductase MsrA has translation MSTQLATLGGGCFWCLEAVYLELRGVHGVKSGYAGGHVPNPTYEQVCGKQTGHTEVVQVSFDASEISYGDLLDVFFTIHDPTTKDRQGNDVGPQYRSAIFTHDDEQARIAREKVAAAQAHWADPVVTELAPLDRFWPAESYHDNYLARNPQNPYCAVVVAPKVSKARKLFFDRLKRP, from the coding sequence GTGAGCACGCAGCTCGCCACGTTGGGCGGCGGATGCTTCTGGTGCCTCGAAGCCGTCTACCTCGAGTTGCGCGGTGTACACGGCGTGAAGAGCGGCTACGCCGGCGGCCACGTTCCGAACCCGACGTATGAACAGGTTTGCGGGAAGCAGACGGGCCACACCGAAGTCGTGCAGGTCAGCTTCGACGCGTCAGAGATCTCCTACGGCGACTTGCTCGACGTGTTCTTCACGATCCACGACCCCACGACGAAGGACCGTCAGGGCAACGATGTCGGCCCGCAGTATCGCTCGGCAATCTTCACGCACGACGATGAGCAGGCGCGCATCGCCCGCGAGAAGGTGGCCGCAGCGCAGGCGCACTGGGCCGACCCCGTCGTGACTGAGCTTGCGCCGCTCGACCGGTTCTGGCCCGCCGAGTCGTACCACGACAACTACCTCGCGCGGAATCCGCAGAATCCGTACTGCGCGGTGGTGGTGGCCCCGAAGGTATCGAAGGCGCGCAAGCTGTTCTTCGATCGGCTGAAGCGTCCCTGA
- the msrB gene encoding peptide-methionine (R)-S-oxide reductase MsrB, with protein MKRKPDDPELAAKLSPMQYEVTQCSATEPPFRNEFWNHHEPGIYVDVVSGEPLFASTDKFDSGTGWPSFTKPLVEGQVTAQEDSSHGMRRVEVRSKDADSHLGHVFPDGPGPHGMRYCINSASLRFVPAARLAAEGYERFSALFPGVTQESA; from the coding sequence ATGAAGCGAAAGCCAGACGACCCCGAGCTCGCCGCCAAGCTCTCCCCGATGCAGTACGAGGTCACGCAGTGCAGCGCGACCGAGCCGCCGTTCCGCAATGAGTTCTGGAATCACCACGAGCCTGGCATCTATGTGGACGTCGTCTCGGGCGAGCCGCTCTTTGCCTCGACGGACAAGTTCGACTCGGGCACCGGCTGGCCCTCGTTCACCAAGCCGCTCGTTGAGGGTCAGGTGACGGCGCAGGAGGATTCCTCGCACGGCATGCGCCGCGTCGAGGTGCGTTCGAAGGACGCCGACTCACACCTCGGCCACGTCTTTCCCGATGGCCCGGGTCCCCATGGCATGCGCTACTGCATCAACTCCGCGTCGCTGCGCTTCGTCCCGGCGGCGCGTCTGGCAGCCGAGGGCTATGAGCGCTTCTCGGCGTTGTTTCCAGGCGTGACGCAGGAGTCCGCGTGA
- a CDS encoding efflux RND transporter periplasmic adaptor subunit, translating to MSRFPLFAARTVLALSLAAAACGRGDAAEDAASDSRPTVAVGPEAIAVAERTTLALGPMLSGTLVAERTAQIRAEVPGAVLTVTHDPGDVVKAGTSLAKIDDRAINDAYLSARSGFTAAQTAADLAARELDRATKLHAAGAISDRDLENARRADLSARSMLDDARARLSGAEKQRDAANVLAPYDGVVSDRYINPGDIVAPGAPLFAVVDPSTMRLEAAVPASDLAMLRVGARVTFSVTGYPGRTFEGRVAGVNPQADPQTRQVRLFVRIPNAGQRLVAGLFAEGRVASEERAALTVPVTAVDQRGLAPEVVRLKDGRTERVTVSLGVRDAASERIEIISGLAVGDTILVGAALGISSGTPLRVSVPSDTAQR from the coding sequence ATGTCTCGCTTCCCGCTGTTCGCTGCACGTACCGTCCTTGCCCTGTCGCTCGCCGCTGCTGCCTGCGGTCGTGGCGATGCCGCCGAGGACGCTGCCTCGGACTCGCGCCCCACGGTCGCCGTCGGGCCTGAGGCCATCGCCGTGGCCGAGCGGACGACGCTCGCGCTCGGTCCGATGCTCTCCGGCACCTTGGTGGCCGAGCGCACAGCGCAGATCCGCGCTGAGGTGCCGGGCGCCGTGTTGACGGTGACCCATGATCCCGGTGACGTGGTCAAGGCCGGTACCTCGCTGGCCAAGATCGACGACCGCGCCATCAATGACGCGTACCTCTCGGCGCGCTCAGGCTTCACGGCGGCGCAGACCGCGGCGGACCTCGCGGCCCGCGAGTTGGACCGCGCAACGAAGCTGCACGCGGCCGGCGCCATCTCCGACCGCGACCTCGAGAATGCCCGTCGGGCGGATCTCTCGGCGCGCTCGATGCTCGACGATGCGCGCGCCCGCCTGTCGGGCGCCGAGAAGCAGCGCGATGCGGCAAACGTGCTCGCGCCCTACGACGGCGTGGTCTCGGACCGCTACATCAATCCGGGTGACATCGTCGCGCCGGGTGCACCGCTGTTTGCCGTGGTCGACCCAAGCACGATGCGTCTCGAGGCCGCCGTGCCCGCGAGCGACCTCGCGATGCTGCGTGTGGGTGCGCGCGTGACGTTCTCGGTCACGGGTTATCCGGGTCGCACGTTCGAAGGCCGCGTGGCCGGCGTGAATCCGCAGGCCGACCCACAGACGCGCCAGGTGCGACTGTTTGTTCGCATCCCCAATGCGGGCCAGCGCCTGGTGGCGGGGCTGTTCGCTGAAGGTCGGGTGGCGTCCGAGGAGCGCGCGGCGCTCACGGTGCCCGTGACGGCGGTCGATCAGCGCGGGCTGGCGCCTGAGGTCGTTCGATTGAAGGACGGACGCACCGAACGCGTCACTGTCTCGCTTGGCGTGCGCGACGCCGCCAGCGAGCGCATCGAGATCATCAGCGGGCTCGCCGTCGGGGACACGATCCTCGTCGGTGCGGCCCTCGGCATTTCTTCCGGGACGCCGCTCCGCGTGAGCGTGCCGTCCGACACCGCCCAGCGCTGA
- a CDS encoding amino acid decarboxylase, with protein MVTELPPAPALGDIPLEEFERHANSLVAWIRDYLGSPERYPVLARVAPGGIRSGLPLHAPESAEPLERIIADLDRVLMPGVTHWNHPGFFAYFANTGSVPGILGELVSAALNQVGILWRTSPALAELEQVTVGWLRDAMGLPGDWFGMIADTASTNTLVALAAARERDPTLDIRQRGLAGRTDVPRLRVYCSDQAHSSVDKAVITLGLGHQNLVRVSTDDAFRMRLDALDTAIAADRAAGFRPLAVVATLGSTSSTAVDPIAAIADRCETEGLWLHVDAAYGGALALLPERREAFDGMARADSLVLNPHKWLVTPMDCSILWTRHPDVLRRAFALTPEYLRTTEQDSALSLSDYSFQLGRRFRALKLWFVLRAFGLEGLRARLRAHCQMASVFAARVERSEMWETMAPTTMSVVCFRHHPRGIDDEDALERHNAAILERVNASGRVFLSHTKLRGRYVLRIAIGNLRTEQRHVDDAWALLQDAALESRS; from the coding sequence CTGGTGACGGAACTGCCTCCCGCCCCAGCGCTCGGTGACATCCCGCTCGAAGAGTTTGAGCGGCACGCCAACAGCCTCGTCGCCTGGATCCGCGACTACCTCGGCTCCCCTGAACGCTATCCGGTGCTCGCCCGCGTCGCGCCGGGGGGAATCCGCTCGGGCCTTCCCTTACACGCGCCGGAGTCCGCGGAGCCGCTCGAGCGCATCATCGCGGACCTCGATCGCGTGTTGATGCCCGGCGTCACCCACTGGAACCATCCCGGCTTCTTCGCCTACTTCGCGAACACGGGTTCCGTCCCCGGCATCCTCGGCGAGCTGGTGAGCGCGGCGCTAAACCAGGTGGGCATTCTCTGGCGCACCTCACCGGCCCTCGCCGAGTTGGAGCAGGTCACCGTTGGCTGGCTCCGCGACGCCATGGGGCTTCCCGGCGACTGGTTCGGCATGATCGCCGATACGGCGTCCACCAACACGCTGGTGGCATTGGCGGCGGCGCGCGAGCGTGACCCAACACTCGACATCCGGCAGCGCGGACTGGCCGGGCGGACGGACGTCCCAAGGCTGCGCGTCTACTGCTCCGACCAGGCGCATTCGTCGGTGGACAAGGCGGTGATCACGCTGGGGCTTGGGCACCAGAACCTCGTGCGCGTTTCCACGGACGATGCGTTCCGGATGCGTCTCGATGCACTCGATACCGCAATCGCTGCCGATCGCGCCGCGGGATTCCGGCCGCTGGCTGTCGTCGCGACGCTCGGCAGCACCTCGAGTACCGCGGTGGACCCCATCGCCGCAATCGCCGACCGTTGCGAGACGGAGGGCCTGTGGCTGCACGTGGATGCGGCGTACGGTGGCGCACTGGCGCTGCTGCCCGAACGCCGCGAGGCATTCGATGGCATGGCGCGCGCGGACTCCCTGGTGCTCAATCCACACAAGTGGCTGGTCACGCCGATGGACTGCTCCATTCTGTGGACGCGGCACCCCGACGTGCTCCGGCGCGCCTTCGCATTGACACCCGAGTACCTGCGCACCACGGAGCAGGACTCTGCGCTGTCGCTGAGCGACTACAGCTTCCAGTTGGGGCGCCGGTTCCGGGCACTCAAGCTCTGGTTCGTGTTGCGGGCGTTTGGACTGGAAGGGCTGCGCGCGCGGCTGCGTGCGCATTGCCAGATGGCGAGCGTGTTCGCTGCGCGCGTGGAGCGTAGCGAGATGTGGGAAACGATGGCGCCGACCACGATGTCCGTCGTGTGCTTTCGCCATCATCCACGCGGCATCGACGACGAAGACGCGCTTGAGCGGCACAATGCCGCCATCCTCGAGCGCGTGAACGCGAGCGGGCGCGTGTTCCTGTCGCACACCAAGCTGCGCGGCCGCTATGTGTTGCGTATCGCGATTGGCAACCTGCGGACCGAGCAACGCCACGTGGACGACGCCTGGGCGTTGCTGCAGGATGCTGCATTGGAGTCGCGCTCGTGA
- a CDS encoding TolC family protein — translation MSEPTKQQLLDAAVRVYAESGFRGATTRKIAEAAGVNEVTLFRLFGSKAALIEAAVEAVSKVGSRAKLPETPQDPVRELTAWAEQDHRFMLEIRGMIRMSMAEMAERPECAGTAADHPSKSFQALTRYIERLAAGGFIPSADDAKPAAAMLMGTLFADAMGRDMMPESFPPERTAPATYVRLFLKSIGATLAALLLLVLPLTGALAQQPAQPAATPLSLADALQLAERRSLSVRIAEAGTQRAAGQMRQADAQRLPQVNGTAAYQRAIQNQFQAISERFAPDTGTSSGGGLENSPLAQIFAAPNTFTFTVSATQNLWTGGKVSAARAGARAGSEAASIQLSSARAQALLDVAQAYFDAVAAERLKDIADSTLALTERTLRQVELARSVGTASEFDLLRARVTRDNQRPLAIQATGNRTAAQLRLKQLLELPLNTPLTLTTPIRDDSSMVTPALAPVALDAARTVTPDTAVEARATVRQATAQLEASERALTAARLAPLPNLQLSTTYQRFAYPPEGTFLPGSLDLYFPNWNVTLGLSFPIFTGGRVSGERAVAQSNVLEARARLEQARDGAELDAILSVTAFEQAQAAYLAAVGTDAQAEQAYRIAEVRFAEGISTPVELTEARVQLEQARLQRVTTARDLEVARLRLALLKDLPLAIGGAR, via the coding sequence ATGTCTGAACCAACAAAGCAGCAGCTGCTCGACGCCGCGGTGCGCGTCTACGCGGAATCCGGTTTCCGCGGCGCCACGACGCGCAAGATCGCCGAGGCTGCTGGTGTCAACGAAGTCACACTGTTTCGTCTCTTCGGCTCGAAGGCCGCGCTCATTGAAGCGGCGGTCGAAGCCGTCTCCAAAGTCGGTAGCCGCGCGAAGCTGCCGGAGACGCCGCAGGATCCGGTGCGCGAACTCACCGCCTGGGCGGAGCAGGACCATCGTTTCATGCTCGAGATTCGCGGGATGATCCGAATGTCGATGGCAGAGATGGCGGAGCGCCCCGAGTGTGCGGGCACCGCCGCCGACCATCCCTCCAAGTCGTTCCAAGCACTCACGCGCTACATCGAGCGACTCGCTGCAGGCGGCTTCATTCCGTCCGCTGACGACGCGAAGCCTGCCGCCGCGATGCTGATGGGCACCCTGTTCGCCGACGCGATGGGACGCGACATGATGCCCGAGTCTTTTCCACCCGAACGGACGGCCCCAGCCACTTACGTGCGACTCTTCCTCAAATCCATCGGCGCGACGCTCGCCGCGCTGTTGCTGCTCGTGCTGCCACTCACGGGGGCGCTCGCTCAGCAGCCTGCCCAGCCCGCCGCGACCCCACTCTCGCTGGCCGACGCGCTTCAGCTTGCCGAGCGCCGATCCTTGTCGGTGCGCATCGCCGAGGCCGGTACCCAGCGTGCCGCGGGCCAGATGCGGCAGGCCGACGCGCAGCGGCTGCCGCAGGTGAACGGTACGGCCGCATACCAGCGTGCCATTCAGAATCAGTTCCAGGCCATCTCCGAACGCTTCGCGCCGGACACGGGCACGAGCAGCGGTGGGGGACTCGAGAACTCGCCGCTGGCGCAGATCTTCGCGGCGCCGAACACCTTCACGTTCACGGTCTCGGCCACGCAGAACCTGTGGACGGGCGGCAAGGTGAGCGCGGCACGCGCCGGCGCCCGCGCGGGGTCCGAGGCCGCGAGCATCCAGCTCAGCTCGGCGCGCGCGCAGGCGTTGCTGGACGTGGCGCAAGCGTACTTCGACGCCGTCGCAGCCGAGCGGCTGAAGGACATCGCCGACTCGACCCTGGCGCTCACGGAGCGCACGTTGCGACAGGTAGAGCTGGCACGCTCAGTCGGCACGGCGTCGGAGTTCGACCTGCTGCGAGCGCGTGTGACGCGCGACAACCAACGTCCACTCGCCATTCAGGCAACGGGCAACCGCACGGCCGCGCAGCTGCGGCTCAAGCAGTTGCTCGAACTCCCGCTCAACACGCCGCTCACGCTGACCACGCCGATCCGCGACGACTCGTCGATGGTGACGCCGGCATTGGCGCCGGTGGCGCTGGACGCCGCCCGCACCGTCACGCCGGACACGGCAGTCGAGGCCCGCGCCACCGTGCGACAGGCCACGGCGCAGCTCGAGGCGTCGGAGCGCGCGTTGACGGCAGCACGCCTCGCGCCGCTGCCCAACCTGCAGCTCAGCACGACCTACCAGCGCTTCGCCTATCCGCCGGAAGGCACCTTCCTGCCGGGTTCGCTCGACCTCTACTTCCCGAACTGGAACGTCACGCTCGGCCTCTCGTTCCCGATCTTTACCGGCGGCCGCGTGAGCGGTGAGCGCGCCGTGGCGCAGTCGAACGTGCTCGAGGCGCGGGCGCGGCTCGAGCAGGCGCGCGATGGCGCCGAGCTCGACGCCATTCTCTCCGTGACGGCGTTCGAGCAGGCGCAGGCCGCGTATCTCGCGGCGGTCGGCACGGACGCGCAGGCAGAGCAAGCCTACCGCATCGCCGAAGTGCGCTTCGCCGAAGGCATTTCGACGCCCGTCGAGCTGACGGAGGCACGCGTGCAGCTGGAGCAGGCGCGCCTGCAGCGTGTCACCACGGCGCGCGATCTCGAGGTCGCACGACTGCGCCTCGCCCTGCTGAAGGACCTTCCGCTCGCAATCGGAGGTGCCCGCTGA